The Chloroflexota bacterium genome segment CCTGAAGCACGGCGTGTGCGCCGGTCCAGCCAAACCCGAGCAGGATCAGCATGACCGTGGCGACCTCCCAGCTCGGGACCAGCGAGATCAGCAGATACCCGAGCGCGCTGGAGACGCCGCCGAACACGAAGCGGCTGCTCTCTCCGAAACGGCGCGCCGCCCACGGCAACAGCTTGCCGGAGAGCACCAGCGCGGCCCCGTACACGCCCAGGCACAGCCCAATGGCCACATACGACAGCCCCCACCGATCCCGCAGGTAGGCCCCGAGAAAGGTCATGCCGCCCATCAGCAACATGCCCTCGACAAAGGCCAGGAGGATCGCGACCAGCCGCCAGCCGGCCCCGAGCAGTTGCCCAAAGCCCTCGAGCATGCTGGTGCGTGGCCCGATCTTCTCCGCCCCGCGCACCCAAAACAGCGCCAGGACGATGAGGAAGGCCATGACGCCGTCGAGGTAGAAGATGGCCCGCCAGCTGACGAACCCGGCCAGGATGCCGCCCAGCGAGAGGCTGAGTAGCTGGGAGACGGCGCTGCTGGTGATCAGCACCGAGATCGCGCCGGGGCGGTCGCGGTACTCGAAGGCGTCCCCGACGTAGGCGAGGCCCATCGGGAAGGAGGCGGCGGCGACGGCACCGGTCAGGAAGCGCATCACGACCAGTGTCTCGAACGAGCCAACCAGGCCACAGAGCGTGGTGCCGAGGGCGAACACCAACAGCGTGCCGCGAGCCACCGGCAGTCGACCAAACCGATCCGCCAGCGGCCCGTAGACAAGCTGGAATGCGCCGTAGGGCAGCATGTAGGCTGTCGCGACCAATCCTGCCGTCGCCACATTCACGCCGAGATCGGCGGAGAGGCTCGGCAGGAGCGGCACGATGGCCCGCATGTCGAGGTTGACGGCGAACGCGCCGGCTGCAAGCACCCAGAGGGTCAGCCAGCGCGAGGATGGGCGTGAGATCAACGGCAGCAGCCAGTCCCGATCGGGACGCTGCTCGTGGGGCCGGCCTCGGCCCTGGTCGTCGTCGTTGTCGTTCGCGTTGCCATTGTCGTCGTGATTCTCGTTGCTGTTGTTGTTCGTGTTGCCGTTGTCGTGGTGGATGCTGCCGTCGAAGATCTCGAACGTCGCCTGTTGCACATCGCCGGACGTAGTATCGTCGGCGTCCAGGCAGAACTGGTACAGGCCGATGTTCAGCTAAGTCGCCGTCGAGCCGTCTCCCCCGTCGGCCCTCACTCAGTTGACGGCCAGCGCCTGCTGCCACGGCGCACGTCCGGGCAGTCCGCGCGCCGTTGCAACCCCTACCTGTAGGCGCGGACGCGATGGTAGCACCCCAGGCAGGCCGCCGGCTGTCACCCGTTCGACATTGCCCAGCGTTTCAGCCTGGGGGTGCAACGGCCGGGGCGGCGCTACCGCAGGCTGTCGAACTCGGTCAGGGCGCGGTCGCGCAGGGTCAGGAGCGGCTCGCTGTAGCGGACCGGGTACCGTTCGGGGTCGGTCAGGCGGCGATACTCGGCCGGCAGGCGTTCGAGGTTGCGCCGCGCCAGCTCCCAGATCTCGGACAGCGGCGGCAGGCTCCCAGGCACCATCCGCCCGCCGCGCATGACCGGCTTGAGCAGTCGCTCGCTGCCGTCGGATGGGGCCGGCTCGTCGGCCAGTTGAATCACGTCCTCCTGGAACACGCCGCGACGATAGACCTCCTTCGCGCCGGGAAGGGTCGTCTTGTCGCCGGCCACCTTCACCTTCGGGACGGTTCGGCCCTCGTCATCAACGTAGGCCACGTTCTTGTAGACGCCGCCCAGCGACCCGCCTTCGATGTCGTGTTCGACCGACCCTGCCCCCACGCCGATGCTGGTCCCGACGCCAAACGCGTCGAACGGTGCGCCCTTCGCCACCAGCTCCGCGATGCTGTACTCGTCCAGGTCGCCGCTGCCGAGGATGCGACACTCAGGCAGGCCGCCCTCGTCCAGCATCCGCCGCACCATGACGCTCTGCGCCGCCAAATCGCCGCTGTCCAGCCGAACCGCGGCCAGCACGTGCCCGTGGCTCTCACGGTACTGGTGCGCCACCGCGATGGCCGTCTGGATGGCGCGCGGCACGTCGTAGGTGTCCACCAGCAGAGTGTACCGATTGAACGTCTCGGCCACGGCGGAGAACGCCTGCCGCTCGTCGTCGAACAGTTGCACCAGCGCATGGGGAATGGTGCCGCTGGCCAGCAGCCGGTACTGCGCCGCCGCCGCCAGGAACGAGGTGCTCCAGCAACCGCCGATCCGCGCAGACCTGGTCACGACGAACGGCTCCTGCGCCCGCCGCAGCGCGAACTCGGAGACTGGCCGCCCTTGAGCCGCCCAGACGATCCGCGACGCCTTGGTGGCGATCAGCGTGGCGAGGTTGACCGCCTGGAGCAGGCCCGATTCCAGCAGCAGCGCCTCGCGGAAGGGCGCGGTCACGCGCAGCAGCGGCTCGTGCGGAAAGGCGATGGACCCCTCCGGCATCGCCACGATCTCCCCCGTGAAGCGAAGCTGCCGCAGCTCGTCCAGGAAGGACGGATCGTAGTCGCGGATCTGGTCGAGGAACGCGATGTCGTCCTCGGAGTAGCGGAAGTCGCGCACGAAGTTCAGCGCGGCTTCCAGCCCTGCCACCAGCAAGAAGGCGCCGCCGAACGGGGCGCGCCGCGCGAACAGCTCGAAGGTGGTCAGGCCGTTCAGCCCCGCACGCCAGCTCACATACGCCGAGTCCGGATGGTACATGTCGGTCAGGAGACCGGGGCGCTGCACGTTGCGGGACGGAGACATGATAGGCTCCAGACAGGGCCGGCTCGGCCAGCCCGCGGGGGAGATTGTATCGAGAGCGTCACCCCTCAGCTATTGTACTCCAAAAGAGTACATATTGTGCAGCTTCCCTGCGCACCCGAATTCCTGATAAAATTGGTCGGAGTTTCCGATCCAGGGGCCAGACAGATGCTCACCATGACCGACAACGCCGTCATCCAGCTCAAGCAGATCATCCAAAAGGACGGCAATCCCAACAAGGCGCTGCGGGTCTACGTGACCCCCGGCGGCTGCTCTGGCTTCTCCTACGGCATGCAGCTTGACGACGAGCGCGCCGACGACGACACCGCGTACAGCATCGACGGCGTCACGGTGGTCGTGGACGAGTTCAGCCTGCCCCAGGTGGACGGCGCGCAGATCGACTATGTCAACGCGCTGATGGGCGGCGGCTTCGTCGTGCAGAACCCGAACGCCGTCAAGAACTGCGCCTGCGGTCAGTCCTTCGACACGGCGGCCGGCGGCGGAACCGCGCGCCCCTGCAGCTAGCCCCCCCAGCGGCCCGCACGTGCGACGACCATCACTCGGCTGAGCGGTCGACCGCCGTGAGCCGCCGGTGGCTCGTCTGGTGTCAATCACGGAGTCGCTCAGTACCGGTCGTCATCCCGACCCCGTTCGGCACGCGCAGGGCAAGCTCCGCGAGGAACGAGCACACCCTCCGTCATCCCGACCGCGGCGAGGCACGAGCGAAGTGGAGGGATCTCCTCCTTCTGTGGCGTGAGGAAGATCCCTCGACTGCGTTCGCACGCTCACTCCGCTCGGGATGACGAGGGTGGGTGCAGGCTCACTCCGCTCGGGATGACGGGGGAGGGTCGTCAGGCTTGCCCTGCGCGTGCCGAATGGGTCGCTTCACTCGGGATGACGGTGAAGCATCGCCGGAGGTCCAACCCGGTCGTTCACGACGGACAGACCGCTAGATCGTGCCGCCCAGCAGCCGCGAGCCGGTCGGCGCGGGACTGCCGCCGGTCGGCTCCTCGGTCACGCCGAACGTGTTCCAGCGCGCCAGGGCGTCCGGGCACTTGATCAGCGTGTAGCCGTTGCCGGCTTTGTCGGTCCAGGTCAGGATGCCGGCGCTCTCGCGCTCGCCGTTGGCCCGCGCCACCCACAGCTGATAGACCCGCCCCGGCGGCAGCGGCGGCAGATTCCTGACCATCAGCATGCCCTCGCTGGTCTCCGGATCGATGTAGACCCGCCCGAACGCCGGCTGCGTCGGCTGGGTGGACTGCAACACCCGGATCTGCGTGTCGGCTGCCTGGAGCACCGACGCGACCCGCTGGTAGTTCTGCGCCCGCTCGGTCAGCGTGGCGATGCGCGCGTTCTGCGCGTCGAGCTGTGACTGAAGGTTGTACGCCCAGTAGCTCGATCCGGCCGCCACGATCACGGCGACGCCCGCGACGAGGCTGGTCAGCGTCGAGCGGAGACGCTGGGCGCGCGTGCTCTGCCAGATCGGGATCGGCGCGCCACCCCGTGCGAGCGGTGGCGACGGCAGCGCGCGCGGCTTCCTGGCCTGCGCCAGCACCCGGTCCTTGAGCCCGGTGGATGGATCGCTCTGCGGGAGCGCCAGCGCGAGCTGGGCCGTGACTTCGAGGTAGGAGGCCAGATCAGTCTCGCAGGTGGGGCAGTTGCGAAGGTGATCGTCGACCACGTCCCGCTCGTCGACGTCCAGGACGTTCAGGGCGTGGAGCGGCGTCAGCTCGCGGACCTCGTCGCAGGTCAGACCACTCATGACGCCCCCGGCCTCAGGTCCGCAAGCTCGAGGGAGCCACGCAGCTTCTGCATCGCCAGCCGCAAGCGGGTCTTGATCGTCCCGAGCGGCTCTCCAAGAGCCGAGGCGATCTCGACCTGAGTCATGCCGCGCAGGTACGCCAGCTCGACGGCGATACGCTGGGCCGTCGGCAGCTCGCGGAGGGCGCGGGCCACCGCCTCGCCGCTCAGCGAGCGCAGTACGTCGTCGACCGGATCGCGGTCGCTGAGGATCGGTTCGAGCGCCTGCTGCGATGCGCCGTAGCGCTGCTCCAGCTTGCGCCGCCGCAGTCGGTCCACGGCTCGGTGGTGCGCGACGCCCAGCAGCCAGGCGATCAGTCGACCGCGCTCGGGGGAGTAGGCGTCCGGCCGCTGCCAGAGCTTCAGGAACGTCTCCTGAACGATCTCCTCAGCCGCCTCGCGTTCGGAGAGCAGCTTCAAGGAGAGCGAGAACACTGCACGCGAGTGTCGCTCGTACAACTGCTCGAGTGCGCGCACATCGCCCTCGCCGAGCCGCTCCGCCAACGCCTCATCGGCAAGGAGCGACACGTCTACGGCTTGCGACGACATCACGGGAGATGCCTCGGCTGGGCACCATTCATGCAGCCCAGTATACCTGTCTCTCGTAAGACCGTCGAACGTTACAGCTAGAGTGCCCATATCACCAGGGTATACGCCCGGGGTAGCCCTGACGGATTAACGAAAACGGCCCTCAAACGGGCTCCTGCCTCAGATTGTTGCGCCGACAGTCAACAATCGTCACGGCAATGACACACAGCCGGCTGCCAGGACGCTCGATGTCGAACCGCCCGGACCGGTCCCACCCTCGCCGACGCGCCGTGGAGCCGGCTGAGCGCTCCTCGTTCGACAGCCTCCGCGGCGTGGCCTCGGGCCTCAACGCACCGGGCGCACCTCGACGAGGTTCGTGTGAAAGCAGGAGTTCGCCCCGAGGTCAGTCACGTAGTCGGGCGTGGTCCAGTTGACGTTACGCCCGTCCAGGCCGTGCTGCTGCCAGTGAACGACCTCGCTCACCACCACCCCGCGAGCAACGTCCTCCCCGACCCGTGCCCGAAGCTGACAGCTTCCACGGGCGTTCCAGACCTCCACGATCTCGCCGTCCAGGATGCCGCGCGCCTCGGCATCCTCGCGGTGCAGATCGAGCGTCGGCTCGCCGGCCAGTCGCCGGAACCGCGGCAAGTTGGCGAAGCTCGATCCCAGGAAGTGCTGCTCCTTCGGGGTCAACAGCTTCAGCGGGTACTGCTCGAAGAGGGCCGGGCTGGCCTCGGGACTCTCCAGCTCAGGCGTCCAGTTCGGCAGCGGATCGTGCCCCTGCTGCTCCAACGATGCGGAGAACAGCTCGATCTTGCCGCTCGGGGTCGGGAAGCGCCCATCCGCGAACGGCGTCCACGGTCGAGTCGGCAGCGCCAGCCGGACCGCCGATTCGGCTGCCAGCCGCTCCCAGGTGACGCCGTCGAGCAGCGGGCTCGGCGTCTGGAGCAGCTCGCGCACGATCTCCTCGGGCGTGGCGTACAGGCACGGCTCGGCGTAGCCCATCCTGCGCGCCAACGCCTGGAACAGCTCCAGGTTGGAGCGCGCCTCGCCGGGCGGCTGGACCGCCTGGAGGTTGAGGCGCAGGTACAACGACCAGTACGAGAGGTGCAGGTCGGTCTGCTCCAGCTGCATCGTGGCCGGCAGCACGATGTCGGCGTACCGGACCGTGTCGGTCGGGAAGATCTCGTGGACGACGGTGAACAGGTCGTCCCGCAGCAGTCCGCGCACCAGCTTGTCCTGGCGCTGCGCCACGGCGGCTGGATTGCCGTTGACGACCAACAGCGACCGAATCGGCGGATCGGCCGAGAGTAAGGCCTCGCCGATCTGGTTGATGTTGATGCTGCGCGGGACGGTGCGCCGCAGCTCACCGTCGTGCCCGACCCGCTCCGGATCCCAGGTCAGGTAACGGTTGTTGTAGAGAAAGCCGCCGCCAGGCGTGCCGTACTGGCCGGTCGCCGCCGGCAGCGTCAGCAGGCAGCGCATCGCCTGGCCACCATTGGTGTGGCGCTGGAGGCCCGGCCCGGTCGTGATGATACCCGGCCGCACGTGAGCGTACAGCCGCGCCAGCTCGCGCACCGTCTCGGCTGGCAGGCGGGTGATCGCGGCCACGCGCTCGGGCGTGTACTCGGCCGCCCGCTCGCGCAACGCCGGCCAGCCGACCGTCCGCTCGGCCAGGAACGCGTCGTCGGTGAGGCACTCGGCGATCAGGACATGCAGGACGCCGAGCGCCAGCGCACCATCCGTTCCAGGGTAGGGACGGATGTGCCAGTCGGCGTCGCGCGCCGTCTCGGTCACACGCGGGTCGATCAGGACCACCGTCGCGCCGTTCGCCTTCGCCTCGCGGATGAGCGGCACGGCGTGCGGGTTGGTGGCGGCCGGGTTGTAGCCCCAGACGAGGATCAGGCGGGCGTTGGGGAGGTCTTCGGGGTCCGCGCCGTGGGAGGCCCCCAGCGTGGCGTGCATCGCGGCGTGCCCGGCTTCGGAGCAGATACTCCGCACCAGCGTGCTCGCACCCAGCCGGTTCAGGAACCTGCGCTCGCCAACGGCTCGCTGGATGATCCCGAGCGTCCCAGAGTAGCCGTACGGCAGGATCGCCTCCGGACCGATCTCGCGGACGATCGCCTGCCAGCGCTGGGCGATCTCGTCGAGCGCCTCGTCCCAGGAGATCCGCACGAACTGTCCGCTGCCCTTCGGCCCGGTGCGCCGCCGCGGGTAGAGCAGGCGGTCAGGGCTGTTGTGACGCTCGAGGTACCGGTTGCCCTTGCGGCAAAGCCAGCCCCGGGTGATCGGATGGTCGGGATCGCCCACGGTGCGGACCACCCGCCCAGATTCGACCGTCGCGACAATGCCGCAAGTGTCCGGGCAATTCAGCGGACAGACGCTTCGCACCGTCAAAACGTCAAGCGCCATCGCGTCTCTCCAACCAAATACCCATCATCGTCTCATGGATGCAGATTTGCGTTGTGATGTCGTTGACATGCACGTCCAAACCGACCATACTCACCGTAGCACGATTGTGAGGTCCGTCCGTGCGTCGGCCCACGTACACCTGCACCTTTTGCGGGCAGGAGTTCTGGCACGAGCCTACCGCTACCCTGCGGATTCTGCCGGATCACCTGGAGTCTTCGGCGTGCCGCAAGGCACGTTGGCGGCAGCACCTTCGCACCTGGGCAGGATCGGTGTCGCGGGCGGCGCGCGCGTCGCTGTTCGGACGCCCGGCCGAGCGCACCGAGTGGGTGGTCCGTGTGCCGATGGAGCGGGTGCCGATGTCCGAGGCCGGGCCGATTGACCTCCTGGCGCCGGCCTTCGAGGAGCAACTGACCGGCACCGGTGGCGGGTTCCCGTCGGCACCGCTGCGCTGGCGGCGCACCTCACTCGACCGGCTGCGCGCGGCCGTCGACACCGAGTTGATTCGCGCCCGGCAGCGCGGCCTCAAGCCCGAGCTGCCCGTCGATTATGACGATCTGCGCCGCTGGAGTCGATGCCGCGTCGCCTACGGCCTGGACGGGCACGGCGGACAGCCAGCCCAGGGCGTTGAAGAGATCACGCTGATGATGGTGCAACGCTAGCACCGCCAGCCTGGGCTATCATCCCGGCCAGTGCGGCCGGAGGTTCCTGGCATGGCGTCAACGGATTCAGCACCCAGGTCGGCATCGGTAGTCATCGTCGGAGCGGGCGCCATCGGGTGCTCGATTGCCTACCACCTGGCGCAGCGTGGGCAGACCGACGTGGTCGTGGTCGAGCGCGCGACCATCGGCGCAGGCTCCACCAGCAAGGCGGCGGGCGGCATCCGCGCCCAGTTCGCCACCGAGCTGGAGATCCAGTTCTCGCTCGAAGGGATCGAGCGCTTCAAATCGTTCACGGATGAGTTCGGCGTCGATATCGGGTACACCCAGGAGGGGTACCTGTTCGTCGTCAGCGACCCGGCGATCCTGGCGCGATACGAGCGGAACGTCGCGCTCCAGAACCGGTTCGGCGTGCCGTCGCAGGTCATCACGCCGGCCGAGGTCCGCGACATCGTGCCGGGGATCTCGCTGGACAACGTGATCGCTGGCGTCTGGTGTCCCACCGACGGCCACGCCACCCCGAACGACGTCTGCATGGCGTTCGCGGCCGGCGCGCGGGCGAAGGGCGTCCGCTTCCTGGAGGAGACGACCGTCACCGGCATGTTCCAGGTCGTCGGCGGCCGGACCGGCGTCGAGACGACCGCCGGAACCATCGAGACGCCGTGCGTGGTGATCGCGGCCGGCGCAAACGCCGCCCCGGTCGCCCGGATGCTCGACGTCGAGGTGCCGGTGGTGCCGAAGCGCCGCCACATCTTCGTGACCGACACCTTCGACGGCGTGCGCCACCCGCTGCCGCTCGTCATCGACACGGCCTCGGGGTTCTACGCGCGCAGCGAGCAGCACACGCTGCTGATGAGTCCCGGCGACGTGGGCGAGGTGACCGACTACCTGGAAGCGCCCGTCGATTGGAGCGTGCTGGAGCGGACGGTCGAGGTCGGCATCCGGCGGTTCCCCTCGCTCGAACAGGCGACGGTCCGCAACGCCTGGGCCGGCCTGCGCCCGCTCACCCCTGACGAGCACGCCATCGTGGACTGGCTGCCGGGCGTCGATGGCGTCTTCTGCGCCGTCGGCTTCTGCGGCCACGGCTTCCAGCACTCGCCGGCCACCGGCAACCACGTGGCCGAGTGGCTGTTGGAAGGTCGGCCGTCGCTCGACCTCTCACCGCTCGGGTTTGCCCGGTTCGCGGGCCGCGACACCACAGTACACGGCTCGATAGTCTCTGGCGTCGACTGACCGGAAGGGGATGACGATGACCCACGACGAAGCCCTGCGCTTCGTGGGCGGCCATACGAAGGCCGTGCTTGCCACCATCAAGCGCGACGGCCGCCCCCAGCTCTCGCACGTCTCGTACACGCTGGACGACGACGGCCTCATCAAGATCTCGGTCACCAGGGACCGCGCCAAGACTCGCAACCTGCTGCGCGACCCACGCGCCACCCTCTCCATTGTCGACGACAACTGGAGCCAGTATCTCGTCGTGGAGGGTAGCTGCACGGTCATCGAGGACGATCCCGTCCCCGTCCTGCGCCGCGTCTACGAGCGGATTCGCGGCGGTCCCCACCCGGACTGGGCCGACTTCGACGCCGCGATGATCCGCGACGGCCGGGTCGTCCTCCAGATCACCGTGGACCGCATCTACCCGCTCGACCGGGGCTGAGCCGGCGCCTCAGCGGCCCGAGGTCAGCCGGAGCTCTAGACCAGGCCCACGTTGAAAACCGCAGGCACGTGGCAAGTAGTTTCCATCGTAGCTCTGGACTAGCGGCGGCCTCGGCGCGCCTGCCGCGTCAGCAGGAAGGCATCCACCTCGGCGCGCGTCGGCAGGGACGGCTGGGCGCCCATCTTGGTGGTGGCGAGCGCGCCGGCCGCCGATGCTGCTGACAGCGCCGCCCTGACGCCGCGCTCAGAGAACGTGGCTGCCAGCGCGCCAAGAAACGCATCGCCGGCCGCCGTCGAATCGATGCTCGGCACGCGGAACGGCGGCACCTCGGTCGTCTCGTCCGGCGTGATGAGCTGCGCGCCGCGTTCCCCGAGCGTCAGCACGATCTGCTGCACGCCCTTGGCGAAGAGGTCGGCTGGATCGCCGCTGCCGGCCGTCAGGTGCTCCAGCTCGGTCTCGTTGACGACGAGGTAGGACAGGCCCGCCAGCAGATCGTCGGGCAGCGCCTGGACGGGGCTCGGATTGAGGAAGACGGCCACGCCGGCGGCCTTCGCGATGGCCGCTGCCGCCACCACCGTCGCCATCGGCACCTCAAGCTGCATCAGCAGCCCATCCGCGCCCTGGATCGCCTCGGTCGCGGCGACCACGTCGTCCGGGGTCAACAGTGCATTGGCCGCCGGCACGACCACGATGGTGTTCGTTCCGTGGGCATCGACGGTGATGATGGCGGTCCCGGTCGGCCCCTCAGCTCGTCCGATGCGGCTGATCTCGACGCCGTTCCGCAGCAGATCGCCCACTAGCGCCCGGCCCGCCTCGTCCGTTCCGACCTTCCCGACCATCACGACGCTCGCACCCATGCGCGCGGCAGCCAGTGCTTGATTCGCGCCTTTGCCGCCCCCGAACCGTTGCAGCTCGGACCCGAGTATCGTCTCGCCAGCATCCGGGAGGCGGTCGGTGGTCACAACAAGGTCGAGGTTGATGCTGCCAACAACGGCGACTCGGGCGGCCATGCTCGTCCTCCGCCTCCCGCCGGGAGAGGCCAGCGACGATTGTAGCCCCC includes the following:
- a CDS encoding MFS transporter, whose translation is MQQATFEIFDGSIHHDNGNTNNNSNENHDDNGNANDNDDDQGRGRPHEQRPDRDWLLPLISRPSSRWLTLWVLAAGAFAVNLDMRAIVPLLPSLSADLGVNVATAGLVATAYMLPYGAFQLVYGPLADRFGRLPVARGTLLVFALGTTLCGLVGSFETLVVMRFLTGAVAAASFPMGLAYVGDAFEYRDRPGAISVLITSSAVSQLLSLSLGGILAGFVSWRAIFYLDGVMAFLIVLALFWVRGAEKIGPRTSMLEGFGQLLGAGWRLVAILLAFVEGMLLMGGMTFLGAYLRDRWGLSYVAIGLCLGVYGAALVLSGKLLPWAARRFGESSRFVFGGVSSALGYLLISLVPSWEVATVMLILLGFGWTGAHAVLQARSTEILPSARGTAIAVFACGLFTGGSVGTAVVGAGINVLGYQQVFVLLAGALLLFTAGGWAGLRRVSAATSR
- a CDS encoding nicotinate phosphoribosyltransferase, which encodes MSPSRNVQRPGLLTDMYHPDSAYVSWRAGLNGLTTFELFARRAPFGGAFLLVAGLEAALNFVRDFRYSEDDIAFLDQIRDYDPSFLDELRQLRFTGEIVAMPEGSIAFPHEPLLRVTAPFREALLLESGLLQAVNLATLIATKASRIVWAAQGRPVSEFALRRAQEPFVVTRSARIGGCWSTSFLAAAAQYRLLASGTIPHALVQLFDDERQAFSAVAETFNRYTLLVDTYDVPRAIQTAIAVAHQYRESHGHVLAAVRLDSGDLAAQSVMVRRMLDEGGLPECRILGSGDLDEYSIAELVAKGAPFDAFGVGTSIGVGAGSVEHDIEGGSLGGVYKNVAYVDDEGRTVPKVKVAGDKTTLPGAKEVYRRGVFQEDVIQLADEPAPSDGSERLLKPVMRGGRMVPGSLPPLSEIWELARRNLERLPAEYRRLTDPERYPVRYSEPLLTLRDRALTEFDSLR
- the erpA gene encoding iron-sulfur cluster insertion protein ErpA codes for the protein MLTMTDNAVIQLKQIIQKDGNPNKALRVYVTPGGCSGFSYGMQLDDERADDDTAYSIDGVTVVVDEFSLPQVDGAQIDYVNALMGGGFVVQNPNAVKNCACGQSFDTAAGGGTARPCS
- a CDS encoding anti-sigma factor translates to MSGLTCDEVRELTPLHALNVLDVDERDVVDDHLRNCPTCETDLASYLEVTAQLALALPQSDPSTGLKDRVLAQARKPRALPSPPLARGGAPIPIWQSTRAQRLRSTLTSLVAGVAVIVAAGSSYWAYNLQSQLDAQNARIATLTERAQNYQRVASVLQAADTQIRVLQSTQPTQPAFGRVYIDPETSEGMLMVRNLPPLPPGRVYQLWVARANGERESAGILTWTDKAGNGYTLIKCPDALARWNTFGVTEEPTGGSPAPTGSRLLGGTI
- a CDS encoding sigma-70 family RNA polymerase sigma factor, whose protein sequence is MSSQAVDVSLLADEALAERLGEGDVRALEQLYERHSRAVFSLSLKLLSEREAAEEIVQETFLKLWQRPDAYSPERGRLIAWLLGVAHHRAVDRLRRRKLEQRYGASQQALEPILSDRDPVDDVLRSLSGEAVARALRELPTAQRIAVELAYLRGMTQVEIASALGEPLGTIKTRLRLAMQKLRGSLELADLRPGAS
- a CDS encoding molybdopterin oxidoreductase family protein, which codes for MALDVLTVRSVCPLNCPDTCGIVATVESGRVVRTVGDPDHPITRGWLCRKGNRYLERHNSPDRLLYPRRRTGPKGSGQFVRISWDEALDEIAQRWQAIVREIGPEAILPYGYSGTLGIIQRAVGERRFLNRLGASTLVRSICSEAGHAAMHATLGASHGADPEDLPNARLILVWGYNPAATNPHAVPLIREAKANGATVVLIDPRVTETARDADWHIRPYPGTDGALALGVLHVLIAECLTDDAFLAERTVGWPALRERAAEYTPERVAAITRLPAETVRELARLYAHVRPGIITTGPGLQRHTNGGQAMRCLLTLPAATGQYGTPGGGFLYNNRYLTWDPERVGHDGELRRTVPRSININQIGEALLSADPPIRSLLVVNGNPAAVAQRQDKLVRGLLRDDLFTVVHEIFPTDTVRYADIVLPATMQLEQTDLHLSYWSLYLRLNLQAVQPPGEARSNLELFQALARRMGYAEPCLYATPEEIVRELLQTPSPLLDGVTWERLAAESAVRLALPTRPWTPFADGRFPTPSGKIELFSASLEQQGHDPLPNWTPELESPEASPALFEQYPLKLLTPKEQHFLGSSFANLPRFRRLAGEPTLDLHREDAEARGILDGEIVEVWNARGSCQLRARVGEDVARGVVVSEVVHWQQHGLDGRNVNWTTPDYVTDLGANSCFHTNLVEVRPVR
- a CDS encoding FAD-binding oxidoreductase: MASTDSAPRSASVVIVGAGAIGCSIAYHLAQRGQTDVVVVERATIGAGSTSKAAGGIRAQFATELEIQFSLEGIERFKSFTDEFGVDIGYTQEGYLFVVSDPAILARYERNVALQNRFGVPSQVITPAEVRDIVPGISLDNVIAGVWCPTDGHATPNDVCMAFAAGARAKGVRFLEETTVTGMFQVVGGRTGVETTAGTIETPCVVIAAGANAAPVARMLDVEVPVVPKRRHIFVTDTFDGVRHPLPLVIDTASGFYARSEQHTLLMSPGDVGEVTDYLEAPVDWSVLERTVEVGIRRFPSLEQATVRNAWAGLRPLTPDEHAIVDWLPGVDGVFCAVGFCGHGFQHSPATGNHVAEWLLEGRPSLDLSPLGFARFAGRDTTVHGSIVSGVD
- a CDS encoding PPOX class F420-dependent oxidoreductase translates to MTHDEALRFVGGHTKAVLATIKRDGRPQLSHVSYTLDDDGLIKISVTRDRAKTRNLLRDPRATLSIVDDNWSQYLVVEGSCTVIEDDPVPVLRRVYERIRGGPHPDWADFDAAMIRDGRVVLQITVDRIYPLDRG
- a CDS encoding ribokinase, producing the protein MAARVAVVGSINLDLVVTTDRLPDAGETILGSELQRFGGGKGANQALAAARMGASVVMVGKVGTDEAGRALVGDLLRNGVEISRIGRAEGPTGTAIITVDAHGTNTIVVVPAANALLTPDDVVAATEAIQGADGLLMQLEVPMATVVAAAAIAKAAGVAVFLNPSPVQALPDDLLAGLSYLVVNETELEHLTAGSGDPADLFAKGVQQIVLTLGERGAQLITPDETTEVPPFRVPSIDSTAAGDAFLGALAATFSERGVRAALSAASAAGALATTKMGAQPSLPTRAEVDAFLLTRQARRGRR